A genomic window from Candidatus Eisenbacteria bacterium includes:
- a CDS encoding metalloregulator ArsR/SmtB family transcription factor, with translation MSPSPTAPARGGKRGARSEATAKDLDLARLAKALGHPARVAILKFLSASGECQCGSIVDQLPLAQATVSQHLKVLKGAGLVRGTIDPPRVCYCVNPEAVQRLKTLVEEL, from the coding sequence ATGAGCCCAAGCCCGACCGCCCCTGCCCGTGGGGGGAAACGCGGCGCGAGATCAGAAGCCACCGCGAAAGATCTCGACCTGGCCCGGCTGGCCAAGGCGCTCGGTCACCCGGCGCGAGTCGCGATCCTGAAGTTCCTGAGCGCGAGCGGGGAGTGTCAATGTGGCTCGATCGTCGACCAGCTTCCCCTGGCCCAGGCGACGGTGTCCCAGCACTTGAAGGTCCTGAAAGGCGCAGGATTGGTCCGCGGCACGATCGATCCGCCGCGCGTCTGTTACTGCGTGAACCCTGAAGCGGTCCAGCGGCTCAAGACGCTGGTCGAGGAGCTATGA
- a CDS encoding enoyl-CoA hydratase/isomerase family protein, with the protein MESTTAKKLADYRVKNGVAWIELVDPPANTYTYEMMRDLDDAILQARFDENVHVVVLRGAGEKFFCAGANINMLKTVNPTFKYFFCLHANETLNRLEHTPKLVIAALNGHTVGGGLEIAMAADLRIARKGAGKLGLPEVSLGVLPGTGGTQRLARLVNKSTAIELMVSGETFDFERGRELGIVNQIWETATSDEFIEKVQKYAEGFCPPHRASKAVGRIKRSVQSGVEIPFESALAVERELQQQLFQSEDAKEGLSAYVEKRKPSFSGR; encoded by the coding sequence ATGGAGAGCACCACGGCCAAGAAGCTGGCGGATTACCGGGTCAAGAACGGGGTGGCGTGGATCGAGCTCGTGGATCCGCCCGCCAACACCTACACGTACGAGATGATGCGCGACCTCGACGACGCCATCCTGCAGGCGCGCTTCGACGAGAACGTGCATGTCGTGGTGCTGCGCGGGGCGGGGGAAAAGTTCTTCTGCGCCGGCGCCAACATCAACATGCTCAAGACGGTGAACCCGACCTTCAAGTACTTCTTCTGCCTCCACGCCAACGAGACGCTCAACCGACTCGAGCACACTCCCAAGCTGGTGATCGCGGCGCTCAACGGCCACACCGTGGGGGGCGGTCTCGAGATCGCGATGGCGGCCGATCTCCGCATTGCCCGCAAGGGAGCCGGCAAGCTCGGACTTCCCGAAGTCTCGCTCGGTGTGCTCCCGGGCACCGGAGGCACCCAGCGACTGGCGCGGCTGGTCAACAAGAGCACCGCCATCGAGCTCATGGTGAGCGGCGAGACCTTCGACTTCGAACGAGGGCGGGAGCTCGGCATCGTCAACCAGATCTGGGAGACGGCCACCAGCGACGAGTTCATCGAGAAGGTCCAGAAATACGCCGAGGGATTCTGTCCTCCTCATCGCGCATCGAAGGCGGTCGGCCGGATCAAGCGCTCGGTGCAGAGCGGCGTGGAGATTCCGTTCGAGAGCGCCCTGGCGGTCGAGCGCGAGCTCCAGCAGCAGCTCTTCCAGAGCGAGGACGCCAAGGAGGGGCTGAGCGCTTACGTCGAGAAGCGCAAGCCCAGCTTCTCCGGTCGTTGA
- a CDS encoding metal ABC transporter permease, whose translation MIEAISLPFFQIAAISVLVLAGIHAYLGFHIVRRGVLFVDLALAQMAALGVALGIVLGLEHNETASYLLALGMTFIGAAVFSWLRGRARNVPLEAFIGVVFATAQALVFLVLEKSPAGPEHLKETLVGTLYTVDPHHIAWVAVLYTAIGLVHFFLRKPFFEITTDPQGARARGRRLFLWDLLFYATFGFVVTSAVQIAGVLLVFGLLVIPAIAGVMATSRTVPALVVGWIFGIAAGFVGLIGSVQLDLPAAPSVLVSLTAMLLLQGLLLSVVRRGRSQAARA comes from the coding sequence ATGATCGAGGCCATTTCGTTGCCGTTCTTCCAGATCGCCGCGATCTCGGTGCTGGTGCTGGCGGGCATTCATGCCTACCTCGGCTTTCACATCGTGCGGCGCGGCGTGCTGTTCGTGGATCTCGCGCTCGCGCAGATGGCGGCGCTCGGCGTCGCGCTCGGCATCGTGCTCGGCCTCGAGCACAACGAGACAGCGTCCTACCTGCTGGCGCTCGGGATGACGTTCATCGGTGCGGCGGTGTTCTCCTGGCTCCGCGGACGGGCGCGCAACGTGCCGCTCGAAGCCTTCATCGGCGTTGTGTTCGCGACGGCGCAGGCGCTGGTCTTCCTGGTGCTGGAGAAGAGCCCCGCCGGTCCGGAGCACCTGAAGGAGACGCTGGTCGGCACGCTCTATACGGTCGATCCGCATCACATCGCATGGGTCGCCGTTCTCTATACGGCCATCGGACTGGTGCACTTCTTCCTCCGAAAGCCGTTCTTCGAGATCACCACGGATCCCCAGGGGGCGCGCGCCCGCGGGCGGCGCCTCTTCCTGTGGGACCTGCTCTTCTACGCCACCTTCGGATTCGTGGTGACGTCAGCAGTGCAGATCGCGGGCGTGCTGCTGGTGTTCGGTCTGCTCGTCATCCCGGCGATCGCCGGCGTCATGGCGACATCGCGCACGGTTCCCGCGCTGGTGGTGGGCTGGATCTTCGGCATCGCGGCCGGCTTCGTGGGACTGATCGGCTCGGTGCAGCTCGACCTCCCGGCGGCGCCGAGCGTCCTCGTTTCTCTGACCGCGATGCTTCTACTCCAGGGACTGCTGCTGTCGGTCGTGAGGCGGGGGCGATCGCAGGCCGCTCGAGCGTAA
- a CDS encoding tetratricopeptide repeat protein — translation MITSHIHGAPPPAGPRRFLSGMGFVLLILLSAGAEAPSIGAQTGKSGPTLWIPSRADSSPPESEPAPVLIPGRPNPADTTVGDVATQARAQFEKARQYERENHPGAAIVTYRNALKIDPNLRDANYRMGLLFNTRAQWGEAVKCFAAEVERHPDHRDAARELGIALTRAGDTPRAIQQLELVTRRDAKDGLAWHGLGAAYLKASRPKDAERALRRAIALPPPSAEEHRDLGAALAASGREREARTAYQEALRRSPRDPVTWFNLGNLERRAGRADSALAAYRRATEVDSSFVLGHLAEVQLLRESGRDEEAVDAYRRWLKTAPEEHAARLSAVELLQNLGRHDEALVLAQEGLRVAPRSGAPRVVYGMALAGRGRTREALEQLRTGQQMFVGDRAEQARVEALIAVLRSRAPDSLRTLFIADSVQAVASKAARDSAAVKGPRKR, via the coding sequence TTGATCACGTCGCACATCCATGGGGCCCCGCCGCCGGCGGGGCCTCGCCGTTTCCTCTCCGGCATGGGGTTCGTTCTCCTGATCCTGCTCTCCGCCGGAGCCGAAGCCCCCTCGATCGGTGCGCAGACCGGCAAGAGCGGGCCGACGTTGTGGATCCCGTCGCGCGCGGACAGCAGTCCGCCCGAGTCGGAGCCGGCCCCGGTGCTGATTCCGGGCCGCCCCAATCCGGCCGACACCACGGTGGGCGATGTCGCCACGCAGGCGCGCGCTCAGTTCGAGAAGGCCAGGCAGTACGAGCGCGAGAACCATCCCGGCGCGGCGATCGTCACCTATCGGAACGCCCTGAAGATCGATCCCAATCTGCGCGACGCGAACTACCGCATGGGTCTCCTCTTCAACACGCGCGCGCAGTGGGGAGAGGCGGTCAAGTGCTTCGCGGCCGAAGTCGAGCGGCATCCCGACCATCGCGACGCCGCGCGTGAGCTCGGCATCGCGCTGACGCGTGCCGGCGACACGCCGCGCGCGATCCAGCAGCTCGAGTTGGTGACGCGGCGCGACGCAAAGGACGGGCTGGCATGGCACGGGCTCGGGGCGGCGTACCTCAAAGCCAGCCGGCCGAAAGACGCGGAGCGCGCGCTGCGACGCGCAATCGCCCTGCCGCCGCCTTCCGCCGAGGAGCATCGCGACCTCGGCGCCGCGCTGGCCGCTTCGGGCCGGGAGCGCGAGGCCCGCACCGCGTACCAGGAAGCGCTCCGGCGCTCGCCCCGCGATCCGGTCACCTGGTTCAACCTCGGCAACCTCGAGCGCCGGGCCGGACGAGCGGACAGCGCATTGGCGGCGTATCGTCGCGCGACCGAGGTGGACTCGTCGTTCGTGCTGGGTCATCTCGCCGAAGTCCAGCTGCTGCGCGAGAGCGGTCGCGACGAGGAGGCAGTCGACGCCTACCGGCGGTGGTTGAAGACGGCGCCGGAAGAGCACGCCGCGCGGCTCTCGGCGGTGGAGCTGCTCCAGAACCTGGGACGCCACGACGAAGCGCTCGTCCTGGCCCAGGAAGGTTTGCGCGTCGCTCCCCGATCGGGCGCGCCGCGTGTGGTCTATGGCATGGCTCTGGCCGGAAGAGGACGCACCCGGGAAGCGCTCGAGCAGCTCCGGACCGGCCAGCAGATGTTCGTCGGTGACCGCGCCGAGCAGGCGCGGGTGGAAGCATTGATCGCCGTGCTGCGGTCCCGCGCGCCGGACTCTCTGCGGACTCTGTTCATCGCGGACAGTGTGCAGGCGGTGGCGTCCAAGGCAGCGCGCGACAGCGCCGCGGTGAAGGGGCCCCGCAAGCGCTGA
- a CDS encoding class I SAM-dependent methyltransferase, producing MLYSRAMKPDRYRLYEASVQDVEFDLDFLRSIYKRKRGTPFERLREDFCGTARLASTWVERKATRQAWAVDLDRRPIDWARTHHLPLIGGAARRFRFVRADVRRARTPKVDVVVALNCSYWVFKQRAQLVEYFRSVRRSLAPRGLMVLDAFGGDRTLREMVERRRIRGIRTRTGERVPAFTYVWEQKSFNPIDYNLHAAIHFELDDGTELRNAFKYDWRVWGLPEIDEALREAGFREVQVYVQGWDDETNKALSVFRRRVRFVNQEAWLAFIIGVK from the coding sequence ATGCTTTACTCCCGCGCCATGAAACCTGACCGCTATCGGCTCTATGAAGCATCCGTGCAAGATGTCGAGTTCGATCTGGATTTCCTGCGCAGCATCTACAAGCGCAAACGCGGCACGCCCTTCGAGCGGCTGCGCGAAGATTTCTGCGGCACCGCCCGGCTGGCCTCGACGTGGGTCGAGCGCAAGGCCACGCGCCAGGCATGGGCGGTCGATCTCGACCGCCGACCCATCGACTGGGCCCGGACCCATCACTTGCCGCTGATCGGCGGCGCCGCTCGCAGATTTCGCTTCGTGCGCGCCGACGTTCGTCGCGCGCGCACCCCGAAGGTGGATGTCGTGGTGGCGCTCAATTGCTCGTACTGGGTGTTCAAGCAGCGCGCCCAGCTCGTGGAGTACTTCCGCAGCGTGCGGCGCTCGCTGGCGCCGCGAGGGCTCATGGTGCTCGATGCATTTGGAGGCGATCGAACGTTGCGGGAGATGGTCGAACGCCGCCGCATACGCGGCATTCGCACGCGGACCGGCGAGCGAGTTCCGGCTTTCACCTACGTCTGGGAGCAGAAGAGCTTCAATCCCATCGACTACAACCTGCACGCCGCAATCCACTTCGAGCTCGATGATGGCACCGAGCTGCGCAACGCCTTCAAGTACGATTGGCGCGTGTGGGGACTGCCGGAGATCGACGAGGCGCTGCGCGAGGCCGGGTTCCGCGAGGTCCAGGTCTACGTGCAAGGCTGGGACGATGAGACGAACAAGGCGCTCAGTGTCTTTCGCCGTCGGGTGCGATTCGTGAACCAGGAAGCCTGGCTCGCCTTCATCATCGGCGTGAAGTGA
- a CDS encoding DNA-formamidopyrimidine glycosylase family protein yields the protein MPELPDVTLYVEHLERRLIGQPLERVRISGLNLLRTVEPSSDDAVGQRVRELRRLGKRIVIGFENDLFFVLHLMIAGRLHWKERGATAAGKTGLAAFDFPHGTLTLTEAGTKKRAGLHVVQGEAAVQALDPGGIEPLTCKLEEFEAALTRGNHTLKRALTDPHYFSGIGNAYSDEILHRARLSPLASSTRLAPHEVKRLWQAVRTVLAEWTERLRSQFGDEFPEKVTAFRPEMAVHGKYRKPCPVCGSPVQRIVYADHETNYCARCQTEGRLLADRSLSRLLKSDWPRTLEELAD from the coding sequence ATGCCCGAGCTTCCGGATGTCACCCTCTATGTGGAGCACCTCGAGCGGCGCCTGATCGGGCAGCCGTTGGAGCGCGTCCGCATCTCCGGGCTCAACCTGCTGCGCACCGTGGAGCCGAGCTCGGACGATGCCGTCGGTCAACGGGTGCGCGAGCTGCGCCGGCTGGGCAAGCGCATCGTGATCGGGTTCGAGAACGATCTCTTCTTCGTCCTCCATCTGATGATCGCGGGCAGGCTTCACTGGAAAGAGCGCGGCGCGACCGCGGCCGGCAAGACCGGACTCGCGGCATTCGACTTTCCCCACGGGACGCTGACGCTGACCGAGGCCGGCACCAAGAAACGCGCCGGGCTTCACGTCGTCCAGGGCGAAGCCGCGGTCCAGGCGCTCGACCCGGGCGGCATCGAGCCGCTCACGTGCAAGCTCGAGGAGTTCGAGGCTGCGCTCACGCGAGGGAACCACACGCTGAAGCGTGCGCTCACCGATCCCCATTACTTCTCGGGAATCGGCAACGCGTACTCCGACGAGATCCTGCACCGTGCCCGGCTCTCACCCCTGGCCTCGTCCACACGGCTCGCCCCCCACGAGGTGAAGCGGCTTTGGCAGGCGGTCCGTACGGTGCTGGCCGAATGGACGGAGCGGCTCAGGTCGCAGTTCGGCGACGAGTTCCCGGAGAAGGTCACCGCGTTCCGCCCCGAGATGGCCGTGCACGGCAAGTACAGGAAGCCCTGCCCGGTGTGCGGCTCACCCGTGCAACGGATCGTCTATGCCGACCATGAGACCAACTACTGCGCGCGTTGCCAGACGGAAGGCCGGCTGCTGGCCGATCGCTCGCTGTCCCGCCTGCTCAAGTCGGATTGGCCGCGCACGCTCGAGGAGCTGGCGGACTAG
- a CDS encoding formate--tetrahydrofolate ligase, whose product MRPITEVAEALGLDSRHLEPYGKHKAKISLSALDGKKLEARLILVSAITPTPAGEGKTTTSVGLVQGLCKSGVRAMAALREPSLGPYLGLKGGGSGGGRSQVEPAIDVNLHFTGDIHAVSSAHNLLAAMVDNSLHHGNPLGMDSRRVVWKRALDMNDRALRDIVIGLGGRSEGVPRETGFDISAASEVMAILCLADGIPDLKQRLGRIVVGYRPDGTPVKASDLHAVGAMAALLRDAIKPNLVQTTEGCPAVVHGGPFANIAHGTNSITATRMAMAYAEAVVTEAGFAFELGAEKFFDINCRYGGFAPCCTVLVATVRALKMHGGVPMDDIGTPNCEAVRRGLENLDKHIENIRKFEQRCVVAINGFPTDTEDEVALVREHCEVHGLTAVSAQPFSGGGEGCCELAEAVWAVAKRAKPHFRPLYDWNDPIEKKIATVAAEMYGAEAVDYHARARRDKAALAKLGYDKLPVCIAKTQQSLSDNPALLGRPKDFLVTVREIQLAAGAGFLVPITGEILRMPGLPIHPLAEQFDLSDTGEIVLGSG is encoded by the coding sequence ATGAGGCCAATCACCGAGGTTGCCGAAGCGCTGGGGCTCGATTCACGTCATCTCGAGCCTTACGGGAAACACAAGGCGAAGATCTCGCTGAGCGCGCTCGACGGCAAGAAGCTCGAAGCGCGGCTCATCCTGGTTTCCGCGATCACGCCCACTCCCGCGGGCGAAGGCAAGACCACCACCTCGGTCGGCCTGGTGCAGGGACTCTGCAAGAGCGGCGTTCGGGCGATGGCCGCGCTGCGTGAGCCATCCCTCGGTCCCTATCTCGGGCTCAAGGGTGGAGGCTCCGGCGGCGGACGCTCGCAGGTGGAGCCGGCAATCGACGTCAATCTCCACTTCACCGGCGACATCCACGCGGTCTCGAGCGCGCACAATCTGCTGGCCGCGATGGTGGACAACTCGCTCCACCACGGAAACCCGCTCGGCATGGACTCGCGCCGCGTGGTGTGGAAGCGCGCGCTCGACATGAACGACCGCGCGCTGCGTGACATCGTGATCGGCCTGGGCGGAAGAAGCGAAGGCGTCCCACGCGAGACCGGCTTCGACATCTCGGCGGCCAGCGAGGTGATGGCGATCCTGTGCCTCGCCGACGGCATCCCCGACCTCAAGCAGCGCCTGGGGCGCATCGTGGTCGGCTACCGCCCGGATGGAACGCCGGTGAAAGCCTCGGACCTCCACGCGGTGGGCGCCATGGCGGCGCTCCTGCGGGACGCGATCAAGCCGAACCTCGTGCAGACGACCGAAGGATGTCCCGCGGTGGTGCACGGTGGTCCGTTCGCCAACATCGCCCACGGCACCAATTCGATCACCGCCACCCGCATGGCGATGGCCTACGCGGAGGCCGTGGTGACCGAGGCGGGCTTCGCCTTCGAGCTCGGAGCCGAGAAGTTCTTCGATATCAATTGCCGCTACGGAGGTTTTGCCCCGTGCTGCACCGTGCTGGTGGCCACGGTGCGCGCGCTCAAGATGCATGGCGGCGTCCCGATGGACGACATCGGCACGCCCAACTGCGAGGCCGTCCGGCGCGGACTCGAGAACCTCGACAAGCACATCGAGAACATCCGAAAGTTCGAGCAGCGCTGCGTGGTGGCGATCAACGGATTCCCCACCGACACCGAGGACGAGGTCGCGCTGGTCCGCGAGCACTGCGAGGTGCACGGGCTCACGGCGGTCAGCGCCCAGCCCTTCAGCGGAGGCGGCGAGGGCTGTTGCGAGCTGGCCGAAGCGGTGTGGGCGGTGGCGAAGCGGGCCAAGCCGCACTTCCGCCCGCTCTACGACTGGAACGATCCGATCGAGAAGAAAATCGCCACGGTCGCCGCCGAGATGTACGGCGCGGAGGCCGTCGATTACCACGCGCGCGCGCGCCGCGACAAGGCGGCGCTCGCCAAGCTGGGTTACGACAAGCTCCCGGTGTGCATCGCCAAGACCCAGCAATCGCTCTCGGACAACCCCGCCTTGCTGGGACGGCCCAAGGACTTCCTGGTCACCGTGCGCGAGATCCAGCTCGCGGCGGGCGCGGGGTTCCTGGTTCCCATTACCGGTGAGATCCTGCGGATGCCGGGATTGCCGATCCATCCGCTGGCGGAACAGTTCGACCTCTCGGACACCGGTGAGATCGTGCTCGGGAGCGGCTAG
- a CDS encoding metal ABC transporter substrate-binding protein has product MKTWLAALALGASLLWPIEAGAKIRVAASINDLASIANSVGADQVEVFAIARPNTDVHRVEALPSYMVKVSRAQIYLKVGLQLDQWADPIIDGSRNQRLTIVDCSQGVRVLEVPTGRVDASMGDVHPNGNPHYWLDPRNGGVIARTIAEAFARQDPAHAADFRSRAEAFARDAEATWKKGVQTASSLPSKVVFTYHRSWSYFADAFGLEVAATAEPVPGIPPTARHLADLVQIAKSRGVRVLIKEPYFQTDASKFLERQASVKTAAAAPSCDLPAAGSYLARFGTVLQAVIAASGRGTP; this is encoded by the coding sequence ATGAAGACATGGCTCGCGGCGCTCGCGCTGGGCGCGTCGCTCCTCTGGCCGATCGAGGCCGGAGCGAAGATTCGAGTCGCTGCTTCGATCAACGACCTGGCGTCGATCGCGAACAGTGTGGGCGCCGATCAGGTCGAGGTGTTCGCGATCGCGCGCCCGAACACCGACGTTCACCGTGTCGAGGCCTTGCCCTCGTACATGGTCAAGGTCTCGCGCGCGCAGATCTACCTCAAGGTCGGACTCCAGCTCGACCAGTGGGCGGACCCGATCATCGACGGATCGCGCAACCAGCGACTCACGATCGTGGACTGCTCGCAGGGCGTGCGCGTCCTCGAGGTCCCGACCGGACGAGTCGACGCCTCGATGGGCGACGTGCATCCCAACGGCAATCCTCACTACTGGCTCGACCCCAGGAACGGCGGCGTCATCGCCCGCACCATCGCCGAGGCCTTCGCCAGGCAGGATCCCGCGCACGCGGCGGATTTCCGAAGCCGGGCCGAGGCCTTTGCCCGGGACGCGGAGGCGACGTGGAAGAAGGGCGTGCAGACCGCGTCTTCGCTGCCGAGCAAGGTGGTGTTCACCTACCACCGCTCGTGGTCCTACTTCGCAGACGCCTTCGGTCTCGAAGTCGCGGCCACCGCCGAGCCGGTGCCGGGGATCCCTCCGACCGCGCGGCATCTGGCCGATCTCGTGCAGATCGCCAAGTCCCGCGGCGTGCGCGTTCTGATCAAGGAGCCTTACTTCCAGACCGACGCGTCGAAGTTCCTCGAGCGGCAGGCTTCGGTGAAGACCGCGGCCGCAGCCCCCTCCTGCGACTTGCCCGCGGCCGGAAGCTACTTGGCCCGCTTCGGCACCGTGCTCCAGGCCGTGATCGCGGCTTCGGGCAGAGGCACCCCATGA
- the arsM gene encoding arsenite methyltransferase codes for MSDAPTPMEPVSEACCDSTCCGGEASRHEPLPAALESSADVRNAVRERYGAIAEGRSAGCCGTECGCNGGSIEGVLEQIGYTSEQIESIPAESNLGLGCGSPLRGVALRPGDVVLDLGSGAGLDVFLAARAVGPQGRAIGVDMTPSMVERARSVAARHGIDNAEFRLGEIEHLPVADASVDLVISNCVVNLSPDKGQVFREAYRALKPGGQMVVSDLVLDRVLSPELRRSVDLYVGCVAGAALREEYLRLVREGGFGDVTIVHESGYDPGLSDLPEESPERAAFGAVRSITVAARKG; via the coding sequence ATGAGTGACGCACCCACCCCGATGGAACCCGTTTCGGAAGCCTGCTGCGACTCCACATGCTGTGGCGGCGAAGCGTCCCGTCACGAGCCTTTGCCTGCCGCGCTCGAATCGTCCGCCGACGTGCGCAACGCCGTGCGCGAGCGCTATGGCGCGATCGCCGAAGGCCGGTCGGCCGGATGCTGCGGGACCGAGTGCGGCTGCAACGGCGGCTCCATCGAAGGCGTGCTCGAGCAGATTGGTTACACGTCGGAGCAGATCGAAAGCATCCCCGCGGAGTCGAACCTCGGCCTGGGATGCGGCAGTCCGCTCCGCGGGGTGGCGCTGCGGCCTGGTGACGTGGTCCTCGATCTCGGCTCCGGCGCCGGTCTCGACGTGTTCCTGGCGGCTCGCGCGGTGGGTCCCCAAGGCCGGGCCATCGGCGTGGACATGACCCCTTCCATGGTCGAGCGCGCCCGGTCCGTGGCCGCCCGTCACGGCATCGACAACGCCGAGTTCCGGCTCGGCGAGATCGAGCATCTGCCGGTGGCCGACGCGAGCGTCGATCTGGTCATCTCCAACTGCGTGGTGAATCTCTCACCGGACAAGGGCCAGGTGTTTCGTGAGGCGTATCGCGCGCTGAAGCCCGGGGGGCAGATGGTGGTGAGCGATCTCGTTCTGGATCGGGTCTTGTCACCCGAGCTCAGACGATCGGTGGACCTGTACGTCGGTTGCGTGGCCGGCGCGGCGCTGCGCGAGGAATACCTGCGGTTGGTCCGCGAGGGCGGGTTCGGCGACGTGACGATCGTCCACGAGTCGGGCTATGACCCCGGACTCTCCGATCTGCCCGAAGAGAGTCCCGAGCGCGCGGCTTTCGGGGCGGTGCGATCGATCACCGTGGCCGCGCGCAAAGGTTGA
- a CDS encoding SpoIIE family protein phosphatase codes for MAVSSIEDSTLELDRLRARVAELEAWNRAAERAAEALVRSEDALRKIFDHSNDGILVVDPSSDRIVDVNHRACEMLGYEHAELLSMPLMGLYPDDPHELKAFARQVLERGMGSTIEVECRTRTGERRATEISASVVGLSTGSYLIALLRDVTDRRAAEEHLRRANARMRADLEAAADMQRSLLPAAPPAIEGVRVAWSVEPCERLGGDTLDVFALDAEHLGFYLIDVSGHGVKAAMLSVALHHALRPYPMPGALLVEAARNGRRTPRLVSPRRVAARLNRMFPMDSDSGQYFTMVYGILDVPRRELRFVSAGQGAPFHVPRGGEPEEIRRFDLPIGVLPDATYRDHRVSLAAGSRLYFASDGVVEAVDASGAEFGRERVLTGLRRHRHRSLSGGTAELMREVRDWSGRGLRDDVSLLAVELV; via the coding sequence ATGGCTGTTTCGTCGATCGAAGACTCGACGCTGGAGCTCGATCGACTGCGCGCTCGAGTCGCCGAGCTCGAGGCCTGGAACCGCGCCGCCGAGCGCGCCGCAGAGGCGCTGGTTCGCAGCGAGGACGCGCTGCGCAAGATCTTCGATCACTCGAACGACGGGATCCTGGTGGTGGATCCGTCCAGCGACCGGATCGTTGACGTCAACCACCGCGCCTGCGAGATGCTGGGATACGAGCATGCCGAGCTCCTGTCCATGCCTCTCATGGGTCTCTATCCCGACGACCCGCACGAGCTGAAGGCATTCGCACGCCAGGTGCTCGAACGCGGGATGGGGTCCACCATCGAAGTCGAATGCCGGACGCGCACCGGGGAACGCCGCGCCACGGAAATCTCCGCCTCGGTCGTGGGTCTCAGCACGGGGAGCTACCTGATCGCGCTGCTGCGCGACGTCACTGACCGTCGCGCCGCGGAAGAACACCTCCGGCGCGCGAATGCGCGCATGCGAGCGGACCTCGAAGCCGCGGCCGACATGCAGCGATCGCTGCTTCCCGCCGCGCCACCCGCCATCGAAGGCGTCCGGGTGGCATGGTCGGTGGAGCCCTGCGAGCGTCTCGGAGGGGACACGCTCGACGTGTTCGCGCTCGATGCGGAGCACCTGGGGTTCTACCTCATCGACGTCAGCGGACACGGCGTGAAGGCCGCGATGTTGTCGGTGGCGCTCCACCACGCCCTACGCCCTTACCCGATGCCCGGGGCTCTCCTGGTCGAGGCCGCGCGCAACGGACGCAGGACGCCTCGTCTGGTGTCGCCGCGCCGAGTCGCCGCCCGGCTCAACCGGATGTTCCCGATGGACTCCGACTCCGGACAGTACTTCACGATGGTCTACGGGATCCTCGACGTGCCCAGGCGCGAGCTGCGCTTCGTCTCCGCGGGCCAGGGCGCGCCGTTCCACGTGCCGCGCGGCGGCGAGCCCGAGGAGATCCGGCGCTTCGATCTTCCGATCGGCGTGCTGCCCGATGCGACGTATCGCGACCACCGGGTGTCGCTCGCGGCCGGGAGCCGTCTCTACTTCGCCTCGGATGGCGTCGTCGAAGCCGTGGATGCCTCGGGCGCCGAGTTCGGGCGCGAGCGGGTCCTCACTGGGTTGCGGCGCCACCGGCACCGCAGCCTGTCGGGCGGAACGGCAGAGCTCATGCGCGAGGTCCGGGATTGGAGCGGGCGCGGCTTGCGCGACGACGTGTCACTCCTGGCGGTCGAACTGGTGTGA
- a CDS encoding enoyl-CoA hydratase-related protein → MSELVELAVADRVATLTLNRPEKLNAFKDDMRDALVPALDRVAADAEVRVLVITGAGRAFSAGGDIQHMADLKSRDASYEEFLPMLEAGRLAARRLAALPIPTLAAINGPAAGGGLNLALGCDLRIASDRAVLGETFVRLGLHIDWGGAYHLPRLVGLAKALELCWLGELIDAQEALRIGLVNRVVAHEQFADEVRAVASRLASAPQTSVRLTKRTLTASLERSLAECLETEIDAQRSCWASADVAEGTRAFLEKRSPRFTSEALASGATRFE, encoded by the coding sequence ATGTCGGAACTCGTCGAGCTCGCCGTCGCGGACCGTGTCGCCACCCTCACCCTCAATCGTCCCGAGAAGCTCAATGCCTTCAAGGACGACATGCGGGACGCGCTCGTGCCGGCACTCGACCGTGTGGCCGCCGACGCCGAAGTCAGGGTGTTGGTGATCACCGGCGCGGGACGAGCGTTCTCGGCCGGCGGCGACATCCAGCACATGGCCGACCTCAAATCCCGAGATGCTTCCTACGAGGAGTTCCTTCCCATGCTGGAGGCCGGGCGTCTCGCGGCCCGCCGGCTGGCGGCGCTGCCGATCCCGACACTGGCCGCCATCAATGGTCCCGCGGCCGGCGGCGGGCTCAACCTGGCGCTCGGTTGCGATCTGCGCATCGCCTCGGACCGCGCCGTCCTCGGAGAGACGTTCGTGCGCCTCGGACTGCACATCGACTGGGGCGGCGCGTATCACTTGCCGAGGCTCGTGGGCCTCGCCAAGGCTCTCGAGCTGTGCTGGCTCGGAGAGCTGATCGACGCTCAGGAAGCCTTGCGCATCGGGCTCGTCAATCGCGTCGTGGCGCACGAGCAATTCGCCGACGAGGTCCGCGCCGTCGCCTCGCGGCTGGCTTCGGCACCTCAGACCAGCGTTCGGCTCACCAAGCGCACGCTGACGGCTTCGCTCGAGCGTTCGCTCGCCGAGTGCCTCGAGACGGAGATCGACGCTCAGCGCTCGTGTTGGGCCAGCGCCGACGTGGCCGAGGGAACCCGCGCTTTCCTCGAGAAGCGCTCGCCACGCTTTACCAGCGAGGCCCTCGCTTCGGGAGCGACTCGGTTCGAATAG